A portion of the Apus apus isolate bApuApu2 chromosome 3, bApuApu2.pri.cur, whole genome shotgun sequence genome contains these proteins:
- the SYTL3 gene encoding synaptotagmin-like protein 3, with protein MKMACEFNLNFLKELEREAVLEVLYRDQTLRKTEEERIRKLKQQLQQLRWKGARNLSHEYQERSCARCQKSLGVLMNRGAVCNGCSHRVCSECRVCLNPCLWKCTVCYAHGDVKVKAGEWFFEERAKKYPGEGRHETVGAKLLKSYQKLSNISVVPPTPPPFTASNMTVTELSQSKSFNKSVENLFLSLTTHIKKISKSQNDMADRSLLTTMGYGKNMERRRQRRSQSDTAINITSRMKSTPSLQELITGAQSSSEILTKMNCKEEDMTASPPSDAVFCDGRKHGSLYSLNSTCTESGNFGKANVTGEIEFAIRYIFKACILEICIKGCKNLAYGEEKKKKCNPYVKVYLLPDKSRSKRKTIVKKNTVDPEFNETLKYKIEYPQLGSRQLQISVWHAGALKSRVFLGEVVIPLAAWNFEDNSMLFFNWYQLKAKLEKPEDYLTQYSGELLVSARLSVPARYKHFQFADQGAPSCQLQVMISGAKNLPMLRSAGMLNSFVKGCLILPDQTEVKQKSPVLKKEACPQWKHLFVFDGVTSAQLQQSCLHLTVWDQTAFSPSDQFLGGAKLGAKESCGSVDLVSQSVLQWQEVLHRPNTWVDFTLVLHSNKENFKS; from the exons GAAactgaaacagcagctgcagcagcttcgGTGGAAAGGGGCAAGAAATCTAAGCCATGAATACCAGGAGAGATCTTGTGCTCGCTGTCAGAAATCGCTTGGGGTATTGATGAACAGAGGTGCAGTGTGCAATGGGTGCAGCCACCGAGTGTGCTCAGAGTGCCGAGTCTGCCTGAATCCCTGCCTTTGGAAATGCACTGTCTGTTATGCTCATGG agaTGTGAAAGTAAAGGCTGGTGAATGGTTCTTTGAAGAACGAGCAAAGAAGTATCCAGGTGAAG GCAGACATGAAACAGTTGGTGCAAAGCTCTTGAAATCTTATCAGAAACTGAG TAACATTTCTGTTGTCCCTCCAACTCCACCTCCTTTCACGGCAAGCAACATGACAGTAACT GAACTCAGCCAATCAAAAAGTTTTAATAAATCTGTGGAAAACTTGTTTTTGTCTCTCACAACACATATAAAAA aaatCTCTAAATCCCAGAATGATATGGCTGACAGAAGTCTCCTAACCACTATGGGCTATGGGAAGAACATGGAAAGAAGGAGGCAAAGAAGGAGCCAGTCTGACACTGCCATCAACATTACAAGCAGG ATGAAAAGTACACCCAGTCTTCAGGAGCTCATCACTGGGGCACAAAGTAGCAGTGAAATTCTGACCAAAATGAACTGCAAGGAAGAAGACATGACAGCCAGTCCCCCAAGTGATGCAGTTTTCTGTGACGGCAGAAAACAT GGGAGTTTGTATAGTCTTAACAGCACTTGCACAGAATCTGGCAATTTTGGCAAGGCCAACGTCACAGGGGAGATAGAGTTTGCCATAAGATACATCTTCAAAGCTTGCATCTTAGAAATTTGCATCAAGGGATGCAAGAATCTGGCCTatggagaggagaagaagaagaagtgTAATCC GTATGTAAAGGTTTATTTGCTTCCTGATAAATCTCGGAGCAAGCGGAAGACAATTGTCAAAAAGAACACAGTGGATCCAGAATTCAATGAGACTTTGAAG TACAAGATTGAATACCCACAGCTGGGAAGCCGGCAGCTTCAGATCTCTGTGTGGCATGCAGGAGCCCTCAAATCCAGGGTGTTTTTGGGGGAAGTGGTGATTCCACTAGCAGCATGGAATTTTGAAGATAACTCAATGCTGTTTTTCAACTGGTACCAGCTCAAAGCCAAG CTTGAAAAGCCTGAAGATTATCTTACCCAGTACAGCGGCGAACTCCTTGTGTCTGCAAGACTCTCAGTACCAGCCCGGTACAAACATTTCCAGTTTGCAG acCAAGGAGCTCCCAGTTGCCAGCTTCAGGTTATGATATCTGGGGCCAAGAACTTGCCCATGCTGAGGTCTGCTGGAATGCTGAACTCATTTGTTAAAGG CTGTCTTATCCTGCCAGACCAAACAGAGGTTAAGCAAAAGTCTCCTGTTCTGAAGAAAGAAGCCTGTCCCCAGTGGAAACATTTGTTTGTCTTTGATGGTGTTACCTCAGCTCAGCTACAGCAATCCTGCCTACACTTGACTGTCTGGGACCAGACAGCTTTCAGCCCAAGCGATCAGTTCCTAGGAGGAGCCAAACTTGGTGCAA AGGAATCCTGTGGCAGTGTGGACCTTGTTTCTCAGTCAGTGCTCCAATGGCAGGAAGTGCTCCACAGGCCAAACACATGGGTGGACTTCACACTTGTGCTGCATTCAAATAAGGAAAACTTTAAGTCATGA